Proteins encoded together in one Electrophorus electricus isolate fEleEle1 chromosome 9, fEleEle1.pri, whole genome shotgun sequence window:
- the LOC113574986 gene encoding claudin-23-like, with protein MEKLCAGRCRCIMLPGMVAIGFGLVPCGWLLSLTSTVAPNWRSMHNISGEAPEVVVYQGIWHICKHSLDSSLVLCNHVYEGYFENEIIETAQRMMSASLLMTMVGMTVATFGVRCWTERPSWTGVCLGGFVIVCSGLLTVIPVAWYAHLLTDLESPPATVHMGYCITLGYLGGVMEILGGFVMFMSVWRYGGREPADGSPSHTQVPLSFWKITA; from the coding sequence ATGGAGAAGCTGTGTGCAGGAAGGTGCAGGTGCATCATGCTTCCAGGAATGGTGGCTATTGGCTTTGGCTTGGTGCCGTGCGGTTGGCTCTTGAGCCTGACGAGCACAGTGGCACCAAACTGGCGTTCCATGCACAACATCAGCGGAGAAGCTCCTGAAGTGGTCGTGTACCAGGGAATATGGCACATCTGCAAGCACTCCCTGGACTCCAGCCTTGTCCTTTGTAACCATGTGTATGAAGGATACTTTGAGAATGAGATCATAGAGACGGCACAGAGAATGATGTCTGCGTCTCTGCTCATGACCATGGTCGGCATGACGGTGGCGACGTTCGGTGTGCGGTGTTGGACTGAGAGGCCGAGCTGGACTGGCGTGTGTCTCGGTGGTTTTGTCATCGTGTGTTCAGGGCTACTCACGGTCATCCCTGTTGCATGGTATGCTCACCTGCTGACTGACCTGGAGTCCCCACCTGCCACCGTTCACATGGGTTACTGCATTACGCTGGGTTATCTGGGAGGCGTCATGGAGATCCTGGGAGGTTTTGTCATGTTCATGTCAGTGTGGAGGTATGGGGGCAGAGAGCCTGCAGATGGatccccatcacacacacaggtgccaCTGAGCTTCTGGAAGATCACGGCATAA
- the rhbdd3 gene encoding rhomboid domain-containing protein 3 isoform X2, producing MHACSNTRSFTMLDHLFSVWLWFGSNRTGFCSGTVLTLTLILLVWLCGIQASLSLGPGGEFPGLYDFIFYALSHEELTSLLYSAGLVLCLGPCQEKRWGTLAFVALSLLSASLLPPVYALFLFVTGDEASRVCGYSATQLALFSAQCRHGRQRRVLRCLPVCSLPWLFLLLDLFLLPSAPGLLHFYAICLGLSYSSELIAILQHMEGYGVCACLPSWTYVSVASQLPSKYQLPTYASPTKRSEPYAEPLHKEHTAPASRSQLEDHAQLQLWKYSGPGLPQVPMMSADPQLLEEQMLRAGILASLQDVPEAMADKVELPKSSVSSLRLQQLEKMGFPTDKAVVALAATGQLDGAISLLIDDQVGEEAVVISKGKKPSST from the exons ATGCATGCTTGTAGCAATACCAGATCATTTACCATGCTCGACCACCTGTTTTCGGTGTGGCTTTGGTTTGGCTCGAATCGTACGGGCTTCTGCAGTGGGACGGTCCTGACGCTGACCCTCATTTTGCTGGTTTGGCTATGTGGCATTCAAGCAAGCCTAAGCTTAGGACCTGGTGGCGAATTTCCCGGACTTTATG ACTTCATCTTCTACGCACTGAGTCACGAGGAGTTGACCTCCCTCCTCTACAGCGCCGGCCTCGTGCTGTGTCTCGGGCCGTGCCAGGAGAAGAGGTGGGGCACGCTGGCCTTCGTCGCGCTGTCTCTGCTCTCGGCCTCGCTGCTGCCTCCCGTCTACGCACTCTTCCTCTTCGTGACCGGCGATGAAGCCAGCAGAGTCTGCGGCTACTCGGCCACGCAGCTCGCGTTGTTCAGCGCGCAGTGTCGCCACGGGAGGCAGAGGCGAGTTCTGCGCTGCCTGCCCGTGTGCTCTTTACCGTGGCTGTTCTTGTTGCTCGACTTGTTTTTGCTTCCCAGCGCGCCGGGATTGCTGCACTTCTATGCCATTTGTCTGGGGCTCAGTT ACAGTTCCGAGCTCATTGCCATACTGCAGCACATGGAGGGCTacggtgtgtgtgcctgcctgcccTCTTGGACCTACGTGTCTGTCGCCTCTCAGCTACCCAGCAAGTACCAGCTGCCAACCTATGCCAGCCCTACAAAAAG ATCAGAACCTTATGCTGAGCCCTTGCATAAGGAACACACTGCACCTGCAAGCAGGTCCCAGTTGGAAGATCACGCCCAGCTGCAGCTGTGGAAATATTCTGGCCCAGGGTTGCCCCAAGTGCCTATGATGTCAGCAGACCCACAGCTATTGGAGGAGCAGATGCTAAGGGCGGGGATACTCGCGTCACTACAGGATGTACCTGAGGCCATGGCAGACAAAGTGGAACTTCCCAAATCCTCAGTTTCCTCATTAAG GCTGCAGCAGCTAGAGAAGATGGGCTTCCCCACGGACAAGGCCGTGGTGGCGTTGGCCGCCACAGGGCAGCTGGACGGGGCCATCTCCCTGCTGATTGACGACCAGGTCGGGGAGGAGGCAGTGGTCATCTCCAAAGGGAAAAAACCTTCAAGCACTTAG
- the rhbdd3 gene encoding rhomboid domain-containing protein 3 isoform X1: protein MHACSNTRSFTMLDHLFSVWLWFGSNRTGFCSGTVLTLTLILLVWLCGIQASLSLGPGGEFPGLYDFIFYALSHEELTSLLYSAGLVLCLGPCQEKRWGTLAFVALSLLSASLLPPVYALFLFVTGDEASRVCGYSATQLALFSAQCRHGRQRRVLRCLPVCSLPWLFLLLDLFLLPSAPGLLHFYAICLGLSYSSELIAILQHMEGYGVCACLPSWTYVSVASQLPSKYQLPTYASPTKRSEPYAEPLHKEHTAPASRSQLEDHAQLQLWKYSGPGLPQVPMMSADPQLLEEQMLRAGILASLQDVPEAMADKVELPKSSVSSLSRLQQLEKMGFPTDKAVVALAATGQLDGAISLLIDDQVGEEAVVISKGKKPSST from the exons ATGCATGCTTGTAGCAATACCAGATCATTTACCATGCTCGACCACCTGTTTTCGGTGTGGCTTTGGTTTGGCTCGAATCGTACGGGCTTCTGCAGTGGGACGGTCCTGACGCTGACCCTCATTTTGCTGGTTTGGCTATGTGGCATTCAAGCAAGCCTAAGCTTAGGACCTGGTGGCGAATTTCCCGGACTTTATG ACTTCATCTTCTACGCACTGAGTCACGAGGAGTTGACCTCCCTCCTCTACAGCGCCGGCCTCGTGCTGTGTCTCGGGCCGTGCCAGGAGAAGAGGTGGGGCACGCTGGCCTTCGTCGCGCTGTCTCTGCTCTCGGCCTCGCTGCTGCCTCCCGTCTACGCACTCTTCCTCTTCGTGACCGGCGATGAAGCCAGCAGAGTCTGCGGCTACTCGGCCACGCAGCTCGCGTTGTTCAGCGCGCAGTGTCGCCACGGGAGGCAGAGGCGAGTTCTGCGCTGCCTGCCCGTGTGCTCTTTACCGTGGCTGTTCTTGTTGCTCGACTTGTTTTTGCTTCCCAGCGCGCCGGGATTGCTGCACTTCTATGCCATTTGTCTGGGGCTCAGTT ACAGTTCCGAGCTCATTGCCATACTGCAGCACATGGAGGGCTacggtgtgtgtgcctgcctgcccTCTTGGACCTACGTGTCTGTCGCCTCTCAGCTACCCAGCAAGTACCAGCTGCCAACCTATGCCAGCCCTACAAAAAG ATCAGAACCTTATGCTGAGCCCTTGCATAAGGAACACACTGCACCTGCAAGCAGGTCCCAGTTGGAAGATCACGCCCAGCTGCAGCTGTGGAAATATTCTGGCCCAGGGTTGCCCCAAGTGCCTATGATGTCAGCAGACCCACAGCTATTGGAGGAGCAGATGCTAAGGGCGGGGATACTCGCGTCACTACAGGATGTACCTGAGGCCATGGCAGACAAAGTGGAACTTCCCAAATCCTCAGTTTCCTCATTAAG CAGGCTGCAGCAGCTAGAGAAGATGGGCTTCCCCACGGACAAGGCCGTGGTGGCGTTGGCCGCCACAGGGCAGCTGGACGGGGCCATCTCCCTGCTGATTGACGACCAGGTCGGGGAGGAGGCAGTGGTCATCTCCAAAGGGAAAAAACCTTCAAGCACTTAG
- the rhbdd3 gene encoding rhomboid domain-containing protein 3 isoform X3, translating to MHACSNTRSFTMLDHLFSVWLWFGSNRTGFCSGTVLTLTLILLVWLCGIQASLSLGPGGEFPGLYDFIFYALSHEELTSLLYSAGLVLCLGPCQEKRWGTLAFVALSLLSASLLPPVYALFLFVTGDEASRVCGYSATQLALFSAQCRHGRQRRVLRCLPVCSLPWLFLLLDLFLLPSAPGLLHFYAICLGLSYSSELIAILQHMEGYGVCACLPSWTYVSVASQLPSKYQLPTYASPTKRSEPYAEPLHKEHTAPASRSQLEDHAQLQLWKYSGPGLPQVPMMSADPQLLEEQMLRAGILASLQDVPEAMADKVELPKSSVSSLSSGNRQSSSSCCYLPSLLAGCSS from the exons ATGCATGCTTGTAGCAATACCAGATCATTTACCATGCTCGACCACCTGTTTTCGGTGTGGCTTTGGTTTGGCTCGAATCGTACGGGCTTCTGCAGTGGGACGGTCCTGACGCTGACCCTCATTTTGCTGGTTTGGCTATGTGGCATTCAAGCAAGCCTAAGCTTAGGACCTGGTGGCGAATTTCCCGGACTTTATG ACTTCATCTTCTACGCACTGAGTCACGAGGAGTTGACCTCCCTCCTCTACAGCGCCGGCCTCGTGCTGTGTCTCGGGCCGTGCCAGGAGAAGAGGTGGGGCACGCTGGCCTTCGTCGCGCTGTCTCTGCTCTCGGCCTCGCTGCTGCCTCCCGTCTACGCACTCTTCCTCTTCGTGACCGGCGATGAAGCCAGCAGAGTCTGCGGCTACTCGGCCACGCAGCTCGCGTTGTTCAGCGCGCAGTGTCGCCACGGGAGGCAGAGGCGAGTTCTGCGCTGCCTGCCCGTGTGCTCTTTACCGTGGCTGTTCTTGTTGCTCGACTTGTTTTTGCTTCCCAGCGCGCCGGGATTGCTGCACTTCTATGCCATTTGTCTGGGGCTCAGTT ACAGTTCCGAGCTCATTGCCATACTGCAGCACATGGAGGGCTacggtgtgtgtgcctgcctgcccTCTTGGACCTACGTGTCTGTCGCCTCTCAGCTACCCAGCAAGTACCAGCTGCCAACCTATGCCAGCCCTACAAAAAG ATCAGAACCTTATGCTGAGCCCTTGCATAAGGAACACACTGCACCTGCAAGCAGGTCCCAGTTGGAAGATCACGCCCAGCTGCAGCTGTGGAAATATTCTGGCCCAGGGTTGCCCCAAGTGCCTATGATGTCAGCAGACCCACAGCTATTGGAGGAGCAGATGCTAAGGGCGGGGATACTCGCGTCACTACAGGATGTACCTGAGGCCATGGCAGACAAAGTGGAACTTCCCAAATCCTCAGTTTCCTCATTAAG ctcgggGAACAGACAGAGTTCCTCTTCCTGTTGCTATTTGCCCTCTCTGCTAGCAGGCTGCAGCAGCTAG